GCGCGGATACTCTTCCTCTGATAAATAGCTTCAACGATGTCCATGTCTTACCTTTGTACCTCCCTTGGCCGCCGGTTGCCTTCTGGTCGGAACTTCCCCTTAGGCGCGCCCTTTTTACCCGATGATAATGGCGGGGCTTCCCAGTGTCAACAGGCTCACTTTCGAGTCTGGGGTATGGACAGGGGCCAAAGGCAAGACGCCACAGGCGGGCAACAGGTATAATGGTATGAGAGAACGATGCTATGGATTCCGGAGTGCGCATCTCAGCATTGCGTTCTTGCTGTTGATAATGCAGACGATCACAACATCTATCGAGCCCGGCTATATTGCCCTGTACAATTCTGGTGAATTGGAGCGCCGCACTCATACCTTGGAGGCCAGGTTAGCCTCTTGCGACATCTGTCCCAGGGAATGCCAGGTCAACCGGTTGGTAAACGAGCTGAGTTTCTGCCGCTCTGGTCATTTGCCAATAGTCTCGGCGGTCTGTGCTCATCAAGGCGAAGAGCCTGCCATCTCAGGTAACGGAGGGTCGGGAACAATATTCTTTGGCAACTGCAATATGAAGTGCGTCTATTGCCAAAACTACCAGATAAGCCAGAATCCGCCAAAGCAAAAATCAAAGGAGATGGATTGCCGCACTCTGGCAGAGAGAATGCTCTACCTTCAAGAGGAACTGGGCTGCCATAATATCAACTTTGTTTCACCGTCCCACTTCGTTCCCCAACTGGTGCGGGCAGTCCTGGAAGCCGTACCTATGGGCCTTCGAGTGCCACTGGTCTATAATACTAGTAGTTATGACTCCCTGGCTTCGCTGAGAGAGCTTGAGGGCATAATAAGCGTTTACCTGCCTGACCTAAGGTACGCCTCTGATCAGTGGGCCAAGAAGTTTTCCCAGGCTCCCAATTATGTGGCGCTGGCCCGTCAGGCTATCAAGGAGATGTACAGGCAGGTTGGGGATTTGGTAGTGGATGAATTCGATGTGGCGCAGCGGGGAGTAATTGTGAGACATCTAATTCTTCCCAACAGTCTGGCGGGTAGTGAGGAATCGCTACTCTGGCTGGCTCGGGAGTTCGGTCACACGGTTACGGTCAGCATAATGTCCCAGTACGCACCTATGCACCGAGCACCGCGAGTCCCGCTTCTTTCCCGGACAATCTCCACAGCCGAGTATGAAGTGGTCATGAGGTTACTCTCTGACGCAGGGCTGGAGAATGGCTGGGTGCAGGAGATGGACGCATCACAAAACTATCTTCCTGACTTTGAACGAGAAGGTCATCCCTTCTCTTCCACTCCGGGAGCTGGTCGATAGTGCGGCTTCTTGGCGATGTTTCTGGACTGAGGGGCTGTCGATTGAGGAGGCAGCAGGGGCAAAAAGGATTCAGGCGACTCTCTGAGAATGGATAAGGAGGCTCTCGAATGAAGCAAGTGGTCAAAACGGCTTGCGGAATGTGTATCGAGGAATGTGGGATCAACGTGCATGTCGAAGACGGAAAAATTGTGAAGGTTGAGGGCATGCCTGAGCACCC
The Chloroflexota bacterium DNA segment above includes these coding regions:
- a CDS encoding radical SAM protein translates to MQTITTSIEPGYIALYNSGELERRTHTLEARLASCDICPRECQVNRLVNELSFCRSGHLPIVSAVCAHQGEEPAISGNGGSGTIFFGNCNMKCVYCQNYQISQNPPKQKSKEMDCRTLAERMLYLQEELGCHNINFVSPSHFVPQLVRAVLEAVPMGLRVPLVYNTSSYDSLASLRELEGIISVYLPDLRYASDQWAKKFSQAPNYVALARQAIKEMYRQVGDLVVDEFDVAQRGVIVRHLILPNSLAGSEESLLWLAREFGHTVTVSIMSQYAPMHRAPRVPLLSRTISTAEYEVVMRLLSDAGLENGWVQEMDASQNYLPDFEREGHPFSSTPGAGR